The Acidianus manzaensis genome has a window encoding:
- a CDS encoding AAA family ATPase, whose amino-acid sequence MVIRANRIASSKIKGNKIKNRIPSISFDQIFDQKNVKNRLNEIIEEVKNGKTYGIILFGPPGTGKTSLSKAIANKLKWNFFELKTSDVLSKWYGESEVLITTFLDEVENNQPAVLLIDEIDSFTMSRDNDLHEVTHRLINILLNRIQDFHDKKDKILIIGTTNIPQGIDEAFLRPGRFDEVLYVPLPDEEGRKEIWKGYLNGKNIDYDLLAKKSARYSPADIKLIVDEVEAYCKEKNKECTDEDYLKALDEYKPSVQISTLIKFENIAKKYSRRKVRSTPFGVPEVTWDSLGDLENVKQIIRDSIELPLKNKEFADKLGIKPVKGILLYGPPGTGKTSVAKALANGLSASFIILSGEEIASAGLKAPEVISEKFNIARDNAPSIIFIDEIDAIAKNRMLNEWRSALTELLSQMDGIRESENIIIVGATNRPWDLDPAILRPGRFDKLIYVPPPDLNGRISILKVLTKGLDIEDEIIYEIARNTENFTPADLKLLTDEVKRNLLKEASQTKILRTRVEYNDFYNVLKNMKPSVDSSLLKMYENFHP is encoded by the coding sequence ATGGTTATTAGAGCTAATAGAATAGCGTCTAGCAAAATAAAAGGAAATAAAATAAAGAATAGAATTCCTTCAATATCTTTTGATCAGATTTTTGATCAGAAAAATGTTAAAAATAGGTTAAACGAAATAATAGAGGAAGTTAAAAATGGAAAAACTTATGGTATTATACTATTTGGCCCTCCAGGAACTGGAAAAACTTCCCTCAGTAAGGCGATAGCTAACAAATTAAAATGGAATTTCTTTGAACTAAAGACATCTGATGTGCTTAGTAAATGGTACGGAGAAAGTGAAGTTCTTATAACCACTTTCTTAGATGAAGTGGAAAATAATCAACCAGCTGTTCTTCTAATAGATGAAATTGATAGTTTTACTATGAGTAGAGATAATGATTTGCATGAAGTTACTCATAGATTAATAAATATCCTATTAAATAGAATTCAAGATTTTCATGATAAAAAAGATAAGATATTAATTATAGGAACAACTAATATACCACAGGGTATTGATGAAGCTTTCTTAAGACCAGGAAGGTTTGATGAAGTATTATATGTCCCTCTGCCAGACGAAGAAGGCAGAAAAGAAATTTGGAAGGGATATCTAAATGGTAAGAATATAGATTATGACTTATTAGCTAAGAAGAGTGCTAGATACTCTCCAGCTGATATAAAATTAATTGTAGATGAAGTTGAAGCTTATTGTAAAGAGAAAAATAAAGAATGTACCGATGAGGATTATCTTAAAGCATTAGATGAATATAAACCATCTGTTCAAATTTCTACTTTAATTAAATTTGAAAATATAGCAAAAAAATATTCCAGAAGGAAAGTTAGATCTACGCCTTTTGGAGTTCCAGAGGTAACTTGGGATAGCTTAGGTGACCTGGAGAACGTAAAGCAAATAATAAGAGATTCAATAGAGTTACCATTAAAGAATAAGGAATTTGCTGACAAATTAGGAATAAAACCTGTTAAAGGTATTTTACTCTATGGACCACCTGGAACTGGAAAAACTAGCGTAGCTAAAGCTTTAGCTAATGGATTAAGTGCGTCATTTATTATTTTATCTGGTGAAGAAATTGCTTCAGCTGGACTAAAAGCACCAGAAGTTATTTCTGAGAAATTTAATATAGCTAGGGATAATGCTCCTTCCATAATTTTTATTGATGAAATTGATGCAATAGCTAAAAATAGAATGCTAAACGAATGGAGAAGTGCGTTAACTGAACTTTTGAGTCAGATGGATGGAATTAGAGAGAGTGAAAATATAATAATAGTAGGAGCAACTAATAGGCCTTGGGATTTAGATCCTGCAATACTTAGACCAGGTAGATTTGATAAGTTAATTTATGTTCCTCCCCCAGATTTAAACGGAAGAATAAGCATTTTGAAAGTATTAACTAAAGGATTAGATATTGAAGATGAAATAATATATGAAATAGCAAGAAACACGGAAAATTTTACTCCGGCTGATCTTAAACTCCTTACAGATGAAGTAAAGAGAAACTTACTAAAAGAAGCCTCTCAAACTAAGATTTTAAGGACTAGAGTGGAATATAATGATTTCTATAATGTATTAAAGAATATGAAGCCTAGCGTTGATAGTAGTCTATTAAAAATGTACGAGAATTTTCATCCATGA
- a CDS encoding SWIM zinc finger family protein — MSKVISIKDTNDGTLIYGLVPAKCIVGYYKVSIKVKRSKLVDSNCSCGSSLCPHAVKLYLFYMAHFKNMKKTEKK; from the coding sequence ATGAGCAAAGTTATCTCTATCAAAGATACTAATGATGGAACACTAATATATGGACTAGTACCGGCAAAATGTATTGTAGGATACTATAAAGTTAGTATAAAAGTTAAAAGAAGTAAATTAGTTGATAGTAATTGCTCTTGTGGTAGTTCATTATGTCCTCATGCCGTAAAGCTTTATTTATTCTATATGGCTCATTTTAAGAATATGAAAAAGACTGAGAAAAAATAG
- the thiI gene encoding tRNA uracil 4-sulfurtransferase ThiI — protein MKVIVVRYGEIGIKSTNVRKKMENVLISNLLYSAKYHNCGETKVVKEQGRIFLYGNTDCLKVSSPKVFGVKSISEAEEISFTSINEIVDYAEKIWKDKIGGKSFAIRVRRIGNHNFTSIDVESRIGEKLYQYGKINLKNPDLTFYIEIRQNKAFFFDKIIEGPGGLPIGVEGRGLALVSGGIDSPVAAWMIMKRGVALDILHCDISGPLALSSISLIFEKIKEWSLGYTPKVYIIDCGKLIYTIMKKIDRRFWSIAFKRGLYLLANEIAQKYGYKAIVTGESLGQVSSQTLSVLSSLEYKIDTLFLRPLIGFDKDEITKLAQKIGTFDLSTKVPEYCALFSHKPRTKASIKDIEYIDKELDGIIQEILSQNETIKTENVFIDKIPENAIVIDLRNENDYKKSHIPNSIRIDPKDVFEYIIKTRDKNSTYVLYCYNGVMSGDLAYRLRKMGYNAYAFLNKTIVKA, from the coding sequence GTGAAAGTTATAGTAGTGAGATATGGAGAAATTGGAATAAAAAGCACAAACGTGCGAAAGAAAATGGAAAATGTACTGATAAGCAACCTACTTTATTCTGCTAAATATCATAATTGTGGAGAAACAAAAGTAGTAAAAGAACAAGGAAGAATATTTCTTTATGGTAATACTGATTGTCTTAAAGTATCATCACCTAAGGTCTTTGGAGTTAAAAGCATAAGTGAAGCAGAAGAAATATCTTTTACGTCAATTAATGAAATAGTTGATTATGCAGAGAAAATATGGAAAGACAAAATAGGAGGCAAGAGTTTTGCTATAAGAGTAAGGAGAATTGGAAATCATAATTTTACATCAATAGATGTAGAATCAAGAATAGGAGAAAAATTATATCAATACGGAAAGATAAATTTGAAAAATCCTGATCTAACTTTTTATATCGAAATAAGGCAAAATAAGGCCTTCTTCTTCGATAAAATTATAGAAGGACCAGGAGGATTACCTATAGGCGTGGAAGGAAGAGGTCTTGCTTTAGTTTCAGGCGGGATAGATTCTCCAGTAGCAGCATGGATGATAATGAAGAGAGGAGTAGCACTAGATATATTACATTGCGACATCTCTGGTCCATTAGCTTTATCTTCTATCTCCTTAATTTTCGAAAAAATTAAAGAATGGTCATTAGGATATACACCAAAAGTTTACATCATAGATTGTGGAAAACTAATTTATACAATAATGAAAAAAATTGATAGAAGATTTTGGAGCATAGCATTTAAAAGAGGATTATATTTACTAGCTAACGAAATAGCCCAAAAATATGGTTATAAAGCAATAGTAACTGGAGAATCATTAGGACAAGTATCTTCGCAAACACTTTCTGTTCTAAGTTCGCTAGAATATAAGATAGATACCTTATTTTTGAGACCTTTAATAGGATTTGATAAAGATGAAATAACAAAATTAGCCCAAAAAATTGGTACTTTTGATCTATCAACTAAAGTTCCAGAGTACTGTGCATTATTTTCTCATAAGCCTAGAACTAAAGCTTCAATTAAAGATATAGAATATATTGATAAGGAATTAGATGGAATTATACAAGAGATTTTGTCCCAAAATGAAACAATTAAAACTGAAAATGTTTTTATAGATAAGATACCAGAAAATGCAATAGTAATAGATTTAAGAAATGAAAATGACTATAAAAAATCTCATATTCCGAACTCAATTAGAATTGACCCTAAAGATGTCTTTGAATATATTATAAAAACTAGAGATAAAAATTCTACTTATGTCTTATACTGTTATAATGGAGTAATGAGTGGAGATTTGGCATATAGACTAAGAAAAATGGGATATAATGCTTATGCATTCTTAAATAAGACTATTGTAAAAGCTTAA
- a CDS encoding tRNA uridine(34) 5-carboxymethylaminomethyl modification radical SAM/GNAT enzyme Elp3, giving the protein MLKKPVRTISGVAPVSVMTHPHRCPHGKCIFCPGGVDYGTPQSYYGKEPTLMRAIENNYHPYYQVKSRLNQYMINGHIPDKVELIIMGGTFLSTSIDYQDWFVTNALEAMNNFPGDKSNNFVYLEDAQLRNETAEIRCVGITIETKPDWAKEWHADQMLKLGTTKVELGVQTIYDDILKKTNRGHTVKDSIEATRILKNSGFKIVYHIMLGLPYSDPDKDLNTIREIFSNPDYMPDMLKIYPTLVVETAPLAEIWKKGMYTPYDTDTLIDIISEAYRYIPKWVRIMRIQRDIPATIILAGNRKGNLRELAEKRAVEKGIQINEIRYREVGIAWIHRRESPSNIRLQKVEYEASGGTETFISFESENNLIIGYLRLRKPSNSHRKEIDEKTTIVRELHVYGEEVPIGEKNEKAFQHKGYGSKLLEEAERISKEEFDAKKIAVLSGIGVREYYRKRGYYKEGPYMVKLLQ; this is encoded by the coding sequence ATGTTAAAAAAACCTGTAAGAACAATTTCTGGAGTTGCTCCAGTATCAGTAATGACTCACCCTCATAGATGTCCTCATGGAAAATGTATTTTTTGTCCAGGAGGTGTAGATTATGGTACTCCACAAAGTTATTATGGCAAAGAACCAACACTTATGAGAGCAATAGAGAATAATTATCATCCATACTACCAAGTTAAATCTAGACTCAATCAGTATATGATAAATGGTCATATTCCAGATAAGGTAGAATTAATAATAATGGGTGGGACATTTCTTTCTACTTCAATTGACTATCAAGATTGGTTCGTAACAAATGCATTAGAAGCAATGAATAATTTTCCTGGAGATAAAAGTAATAACTTTGTTTATCTAGAAGATGCACAGCTTAGAAATGAAACAGCAGAAATTAGATGCGTTGGAATTACGATAGAAACTAAACCAGATTGGGCTAAAGAATGGCATGCAGATCAAATGCTTAAGCTTGGTACAACAAAAGTAGAGTTGGGAGTTCAAACAATATATGACGATATATTGAAAAAAACTAATAGAGGGCATACAGTTAAAGATTCTATCGAAGCTACACGTATATTGAAAAATTCTGGATTTAAAATTGTATATCATATAATGCTTGGTTTACCTTATTCTGACCCAGATAAGGATTTAAATACAATTAGAGAAATATTTTCTAATCCAGACTATATGCCAGACATGCTAAAGATATATCCTACTTTAGTAGTTGAGACAGCACCTTTAGCGGAAATATGGAAAAAAGGAATGTATACTCCGTATGATACAGATACATTAATTGATATAATTTCAGAGGCTTATAGATACATTCCTAAATGGGTAAGAATAATGAGAATACAAAGAGATATTCCAGCCACTATAATATTAGCTGGTAATAGGAAAGGTAATTTGAGGGAACTTGCTGAAAAGAGAGCAGTAGAGAAAGGCATTCAAATAAATGAGATTAGATATAGAGAAGTAGGAATTGCATGGATTCATAGGAGAGAATCTCCCTCAAATATAAGGCTTCAAAAAGTAGAATATGAAGCAAGTGGAGGTACAGAAACCTTCATATCCTTTGAGTCAGAAAATAATTTAATTATAGGCTATCTAAGATTAAGGAAACCATCTAATTCTCATAGGAAAGAAATAGATGAAAAAACTACTATAGTTAGAGAATTACACGTTTATGGAGAAGAAGTTCCTATAGGTGAAAAGAACGAGAAAGCATTTCAACATAAAGGTTATGGTTCAAAATTATTAGAGGAGGCAGAAAGAATATCAAAAGAAGAATTTGATGCTAAAAAAATTGCAGTACTATCTGGTATAGGCGTTAGAGAATATTATAGAAAAAGAGGATATTATAAAGAGGGTCCGTATATGGTTAAGCTTTTACAATAG
- a CDS encoding MFS transporter yields the protein MSRLTWKNVIVSGMGVFTDGYNLYSISLTYYFISSSFHFSNLSLGLIIASSYYGAAITALIFGVLADRIGRKAMYGIDALMMSIGALGQAFVQNIPELFLFRLLLGAGIGADYVLSPIIVAENANAKNRGKLMVITFALMWGLGAVAAAFAEQLTIVFGLSSALIWRIVLGAGAIPAFSVILLRRKIYETMLYVSRIKPKEQDIRGIEKEIGKKLTINRDNLPFKQRLKSSAFLIVVASILWLLYDIYSSTFSVYGPIAVAGNLGISPIEFTYVAQFAAGIPGQLVCLFLIDKIGRKPLIVVGYAGVAFWLFMYFVLLSYPSVFGLHFSVPKNPIDASEALTGIAAMLGFSFYLLNYLFSAIGPASIIGSAMVTPELVPTKVRGTGQAISVSIDRLSAALASTAFPLLLSDYGFPLMIGIYSAIALISSLVTLFLIPETKGKELEYIALRSSSSKNT from the coding sequence ATGTCACGACTAACTTGGAAGAATGTCATAGTATCTGGAATGGGAGTATTTACTGATGGATATAACTTATATTCAATATCTTTAACTTACTACTTTATTTCTTCATCTTTTCATTTTTCTAATTTGAGTTTAGGATTAATTATAGCTTCGTCTTATTATGGCGCAGCTATTACAGCACTAATTTTCGGAGTATTAGCTGACAGAATTGGAAGAAAAGCTATGTATGGGATCGATGCTCTAATGATGAGTATTGGGGCATTAGGTCAAGCGTTTGTCCAAAATATACCAGAACTATTCCTATTTAGATTGCTTCTAGGAGCAGGAATTGGAGCAGATTATGTTTTATCTCCGATAATAGTAGCGGAGAATGCTAACGCTAAAAATAGGGGGAAATTAATGGTTATAACATTTGCTCTTATGTGGGGGCTTGGCGCAGTAGCAGCTGCGTTTGCAGAACAGTTAACTATAGTATTTGGTTTAAGTTCTGCTTTAATTTGGAGGATAGTATTAGGAGCTGGTGCAATTCCAGCTTTCTCAGTAATACTCCTAAGAAGAAAAATATATGAAACAATGCTTTACGTAAGTAGAATAAAGCCTAAAGAACAAGATATACGAGGAATAGAAAAAGAAATAGGAAAAAAATTGACAATAAATAGGGATAACTTACCATTTAAGCAAAGATTGAAATCTTCTGCGTTTCTAATAGTTGTAGCTTCAATTCTTTGGTTATTATATGATATTTATTCATCAACTTTTTCTGTATATGGACCAATAGCAGTAGCTGGCAATTTAGGAATATCACCTATAGAGTTTACTTATGTAGCTCAATTTGCAGCAGGTATACCAGGGCAATTAGTCTGTTTATTCTTAATAGACAAAATAGGTAGAAAGCCATTAATAGTTGTTGGATATGCAGGAGTAGCTTTTTGGCTTTTTATGTACTTTGTATTGCTAAGTTATCCTTCAGTGTTTGGTTTACATTTTTCTGTACCAAAGAATCCTATTGATGCTTCAGAAGCGTTAACTGGAATTGCAGCAATGTTAGGATTTTCATTTTATCTTTTGAATTATTTGTTTTCTGCTATAGGTCCTGCATCAATAATAGGTTCTGCAATGGTAACTCCAGAACTAGTACCTACTAAGGTTAGAGGAACAGGTCAAGCAATTAGCGTAAGTATAGATAGATTATCAGCGGCTTTAGCTAGTACTGCATTTCCATTGCTTTTGTCTGATTATGGATTTCCATTAATGATTGGTATATATTCTGCTATAGCATTAATTTCCAGCTTAGTTACGCTTTTCCTTATTCCAGAGACAAAGGGTAAGGAATTAGAGTATATAGCATTAAGATCTAGTAGTAGCAAAAATACTTAA
- a CDS encoding alpha/beta hydrolase family protein produces MKSLVIHGKGSSPGKVEWLANPLRKYGDVQVPDFDMEVKEGIEKALSFDFDCIAGHSRGGVIALIAAAIKGTCAIAVSAPADRLRQKQYLSKFPEGTIQYKNYQDLLKISDDELKEYSAITYARKLNNVLLLHGSKDEMVEKEQSINLCNEIIKYGGKCELKIIDMKHSPPKSKEKEIYEIIQNWINNNIL; encoded by the coding sequence ATGAAATCTTTAGTAATACATGGTAAAGGTTCATCACCAGGAAAAGTAGAATGGCTAGCAAACCCATTAAGGAAATATGGAGATGTGCAAGTTCCAGATTTTGATATGGAAGTTAAGGAAGGAATAGAGAAGGCTTTAAGTTTTGATTTTGATTGTATTGCAGGACATTCTAGAGGTGGAGTTATTGCTCTTATTGCTGCAGCAATAAAGGGAACCTGTGCAATTGCAGTAAGTGCTCCAGCTGATAGGCTAAGACAAAAACAATATCTTTCAAAATTTCCTGAAGGTACAATTCAATATAAGAATTATCAAGATTTACTAAAAATTTCTGATGATGAATTAAAAGAATATTCTGCTATTACATATGCTAGAAAATTAAATAACGTGCTATTATTACATGGAAGTAAAGACGAAATGGTTGAAAAAGAGCAAAGCATCAATTTATGCAACGAAATAATTAAATATGGAGGTAAGTGCGAACTAAAAATTATTGACATGAAGCATTCTCCACCTAAAAGTAAAGAAAAAGAAATATACGAAATTATTCAAAACTGGATAAATAATAATATCCTGTGA
- a CDS encoding DUF2299 domain-containing protein has product MNSKSNDNKILEWVKELGLTTNTPPQAREPFHIVAIPPQNAGPALEIVRPPNQNIYLVVMGIGIHQAHQDGLRGMKQEDRKKFLTELKYDLLKMGVDFAFMPLEGEIPQAIQISRMLLAEDLTPNDFINAVYLVRNAGLYTIFKFSDTFGSTQNKFQAIRYT; this is encoded by the coding sequence ATGAATAGCAAATCAAATGATAATAAAATTCTTGAATGGGTAAAAGAGTTAGGATTAACTACAAATACTCCTCCACAAGCTAGGGAACCATTTCATATAGTTGCTATTCCTCCACAAAATGCTGGACCAGCATTAGAGATAGTAAGGCCACCAAATCAAAATATATATCTAGTTGTAATGGGAATAGGAATACATCAAGCTCATCAAGACGGTTTGAGAGGAATGAAACAAGAAGATAGAAAAAAGTTTCTAACAGAATTAAAATATGATCTACTTAAAATGGGAGTTGACTTTGCTTTTATGCCTTTAGAAGGAGAAATACCACAAGCTATTCAGATTTCTAGAATGCTTTTAGCTGAAGATTTGACGCCTAATGATTTCATAAATGCAGTATACTTAGTAAGAAATGCAGGTTTATATACTATATTCAAATTTAGTGATACTTTCGGCTCTACACAAAATAAGTTCCAAGCAATACGCTACACATGA
- the sepP gene encoding undecaprenyl-diphosphatase SepP, producing MRKYWMLLLIFVIFSVYIKIVGEPNVILNAYFFKLINYNQISALNPIMVFFTKYGREYVWIPLTAILLIFKQTRKVAITLAASFIVAIILGEAAKYIMAEPRPFYFIHPDYLLIPKPTDYSYPSGHALIVSDGAIVLSLTTYKWLWIVMMIEAIIVSYSRVYVGVHWPADILGGWLLGAWIAFFTVDMEKRGVLSRVERFFRA from the coding sequence ATGCGAAAATATTGGATGCTATTATTAATTTTCGTTATTTTTTCTGTTTATATTAAAATTGTAGGAGAACCAAATGTTATTCTCAATGCATATTTCTTCAAATTAATTAATTATAATCAAATATCTGCTTTAAATCCTATTATGGTATTTTTTACTAAATATGGAAGAGAATACGTATGGATTCCATTAACTGCTATTCTCCTTATATTTAAACAGACTAGAAAGGTAGCTATTACTTTAGCAGCGTCATTTATAGTAGCAATAATACTAGGTGAAGCAGCTAAATATATAATGGCTGAACCTAGGCCATTCTATTTTATTCATCCTGATTATCTTCTAATTCCTAAACCTACTGACTATAGTTATCCTTCTGGTCACGCACTAATAGTATCTGATGGCGCAATAGTACTGAGTCTGACTACTTATAAGTGGTTATGGATTGTTATGATGATTGAAGCTATTATAGTATCTTACTCTAGGGTTTATGTTGGAGTTCACTGGCCTGCAGATATTCTAGGTGGATGGTTACTGGGAGCGTGGATAGCATTTTTTACAGTAGATATGGAAAAGAGAGGAGTTTTATCTAGAGTTGAAAGGTTTTTTAGAGCCTAA
- a CDS encoding class I SAM-dependent methyltransferase yields MANNFLEKKLTKEAYENIVYRRRPLNINITEFPVGDIGCGSGQNCSVIKSFTICLDIAVRQLEIAKKKGCEYLVQADMEYLPFRNFSFGYLLYIASLHHLSDPDLALKEANRVLKVNGKIFITVWGRQPKFLFRKKVYLKTKLNGKDLQRFYRFYSSWELRKYCELNGFKTEKCSLFRVKSIFPNNVMYLGSKKPFNSR; encoded by the coding sequence ATGGCTAACAATTTTTTAGAAAAAAAATTAACTAAAGAAGCATATGAAAATATAGTTTATAGACGAAGGCCACTCAATATTAATATTACTGAATTTCCTGTAGGAGATATAGGTTGTGGATCAGGACAGAACTGTAGTGTAATAAAAAGTTTTACCATATGTCTAGATATAGCAGTTAGACAGCTAGAAATTGCTAAGAAAAAAGGATGCGAATACTTAGTTCAAGCCGATATGGAATATTTACCTTTTAGAAATTTTAGCTTTGGATACCTGCTCTATATAGCGTCACTTCATCACTTATCTGATCCAGATTTAGCATTAAAAGAAGCTAATAGAGTGCTGAAAGTTAATGGAAAGATATTTATTACAGTTTGGGGGAGACAACCAAAATTTCTATTTAGAAAAAAAGTTTATTTGAAAACTAAACTTAACGGTAAAGATTTACAGAGGTTTTATAGATTTTATTCTTCTTGGGAACTAAGAAAATATTGTGAATTAAATGGATTTAAAACTGAAAAATGTAGTTTATTTAGAGTTAAATCTATTTTTCCAAACAATGTTATGTATTTAGGCTCTAAAAAACCTTTCAACTCTAGATAA
- a CDS encoding 2-keto-4-pentenoate hydratase, with protein MDKATQLFEAYKSRKEIDPFPLSEEEAQKVGQEFSKMLIDYEGLGGYKITKNGAVGVLTKPMITFSDIELWFKINKLEVEIIALVKNGKIERTYIGLEIPATRFNKWDLPPHYVIADDAFAGRLYVGKEIEPPYGSFKLFINEKFISAGAPSYTPSEVVKSFMEGYVALGAFIGPVKISKGDKIRVEGKKTISVKII; from the coding sequence ATGGATAAAGCAACTCAATTGTTTGAGGCTTATAAATCTAGAAAAGAGATAGATCCGTTTCCTTTATCTGAAGAAGAAGCACAAAAAGTAGGGCAAGAATTTTCTAAAATGTTAATAGATTACGAAGGATTAGGGGGGTATAAAATAACAAAAAATGGTGCAGTGGGAGTATTAACAAAGCCTATGATAACGTTCAGCGATATTGAATTATGGTTTAAAATAAATAAATTAGAAGTAGAAATTATCGCTTTAGTAAAAAATGGTAAAATAGAAAGAACATATATTGGACTTGAAATTCCTGCTACTAGGTTTAATAAATGGGATTTACCACCGCATTACGTTATTGCTGATGATGCCTTTGCTGGAAGACTATACGTAGGAAAAGAAATTGAACCACCTTACGGATCTTTTAAGTTATTTATTAATGAAAAATTTATTTCAGCAGGCGCTCCTTCCTATACTCCATCAGAAGTAGTTAAGAGTTTTATGGAAGGATATGTAGCATTAGGAGCATTTATAGGTCCTGTAAAAATATCTAAAGGAGACAAAATTAGAGTCGAAGGTAAAAAAACTATATCAGTAAAAATAATATAA
- a CDS encoding molybdopterin-dependent oxidoreductase — protein MVISCTRDCYDTCIFDESYKPLKIFPINGFTCSRGIADLKRNSINRISSAYYNGKEISINEGIQLLAKKIREAKPEEILHIDYDGNQGLLTWYYPARIWNFLGSASTDYSICSSEGHAAIKSHYGNSIGALPEDFEKFSAAVFWGSEASISFIHGWRILKDKYKITIDVRKSETAKKSEKYFIVKPGSDAYLAIGIMKFLIWKEYIQNDELKNKVKAFDMDTIIKATGLKEEEIEELADLYYYYKPLTIIGFALGRSINGGYSIGLISIIPKLLGIEKGFFYANSQGLGIDFDYLRGLHKYKPRKIIGMGEVGDRINEFKIIFVWNSNPIHSLPGSNKIIEAVNDGRIFLVVHDPFWSETAKIANLVFPAPTFLEKNDIVYSYWHNYLIYNEPIIRNNNAITEVELMQRLANSLELNDPLLFEEPMKAVNFALRNTNVNISDLLSRKIVKIEPKYSNTFSLDPFPTPTDLEFPNGEFMIYSAHPNYTNSQFKEIYGNKIPVVYNSKLDGEGAIESEIGKVKVIFKKSSDIPDGIYFLFKSNLFDLQNMPINSIIKPSKGKFGGTPNLNIKIKSASRLLY, from the coding sequence ATGGTAATTAGTTGTACTAGAGATTGTTATGATACTTGTATATTCGATGAAAGTTATAAACCATTAAAAATTTTCCCCATAAATGGATTTACTTGTTCCAGAGGTATAGCTGATTTAAAAAGAAATAGTATTAATAGAATTTCTTCTGCTTATTACAATGGAAAAGAAATAAGTATCAATGAAGGAATTCAATTGTTAGCCAAGAAAATACGCGAAGCAAAACCAGAAGAAATACTTCACATAGATTATGATGGAAACCAAGGTTTACTTACTTGGTATTATCCTGCTAGAATCTGGAATTTTTTAGGATCTGCTAGTACTGACTATTCAATTTGTAGTAGTGAGGGACATGCTGCAATAAAGTCTCATTATGGTAATAGTATAGGAGCCTTACCAGAAGATTTTGAGAAATTTTCAGCAGCAGTTTTTTGGGGAAGCGAAGCTTCAATAAGTTTCATACATGGATGGAGAATACTAAAGGATAAATATAAAATTACTATAGATGTAAGAAAAAGTGAAACAGCAAAAAAGAGCGAAAAATATTTCATTGTAAAGCCTGGTTCTGATGCATACCTAGCTATAGGTATAATGAAATTTCTTATTTGGAAGGAATACATACAAAATGACGAACTAAAGAATAAAGTCAAAGCCTTTGATATGGATACAATTATTAAAGCAACTGGATTAAAGGAAGAAGAAATAGAGGAATTAGCTGACCTTTATTACTATTATAAACCTCTAACAATTATAGGCTTCGCGTTGGGTAGAAGTATAAATGGAGGATATTCGATAGGCTTAATTTCAATAATTCCAAAACTTCTAGGAATAGAAAAAGGATTCTTCTATGCAAATAGTCAAGGATTAGGAATAGATTTTGATTATTTAAGAGGATTACATAAGTACAAACCAAGAAAGATCATAGGCATGGGAGAAGTTGGAGACAGAATAAATGAATTTAAGATAATTTTTGTATGGAATTCGAATCCTATACACTCCTTACCTGGGAGCAATAAGATAATAGAAGCAGTAAATGATGGAAGAATATTTCTAGTAGTCCACGATCCTTTTTGGTCTGAAACAGCAAAAATAGCTAACTTGGTTTTTCCAGCACCTACTTTCTTAGAAAAGAATGATATAGTATACAGCTATTGGCATAATTATCTTATATATAATGAACCAATAATTCGTAACAATAATGCAATAACAGAAGTAGAGCTTATGCAAAGGCTAGCTAATAGTCTAGAATTGAATGACCCTTTATTATTTGAGGAACCAATGAAAGCTGTAAATTTCGCTTTAAGAAATACAAATGTAAATATTTCTGATTTACTTTCCAGAAAGATTGTAAAAATAGAACCAAAATATTCTAATACTTTTTCCTTAGATCCATTTCCTACTCCGACAGATTTAGAATTTCCTAATGGAGAATTTATGATATATTCTGCTCATCCAAACTATACTAATAGTCAATTTAAAGAAATTTATGGAAATAAGATTCCAGTTGTATATAATTCGAAATTAGATGGAGAAGGAGCAATAGAATCTGAAATTGGAAAGGTTAAAGTGATTTTTAAAAAGTCTTCAGATATTCCTGATGGAATTTATTTTCTGTTCAAATCCAACCTATTCGATTTGCAAAATATGCCAATAAACTCTATTATAAAACCTAGTAAAGGAAAATTCGGTGGTACGCCTAACTTAAATATCAAAATAAAATCGGCTAGTAGATTGCTTTATTAA